Part of the Spea bombifrons isolate aSpeBom1 chromosome 3, aSpeBom1.2.pri, whole genome shotgun sequence genome, CCTAGAATAATTCAACATTCAGTATGggacttttgttttctttcgtCCAATGTGAATCAAACTATGTAATAGTTCCTGTTTACTTGATACATGGAGGATGCTTCCCTTTGATACCTGCACCCAAAACATATTAAGGTGACCTGCCGAGGCCAGTTACTTTTGATAAAGCATGTCATATTTTATTAGCTTCATTTACTGAGATGCAGTTATAACAATGTGGGAAAATTCatagtgtataaataaaagctatcatatgaacatatatttatggaaaaaggaaaagtaatattacatatGGACCcagtgacgtattctggccAAGGCCAATAGGTCCAGGGGGTGGTAGACCCTCTGCCACATAACAGGGAGCGCCAGGCTCCACTATATGGACCCTTTCAGAGATGTTATCTGAAAATTACTCAAGGTAATACATGATTACATGTATTAGGATGAAACATGCTTTAGGGTAACATTAGACCCTCCAGAACTCTTGCGTGAGCCAGCGCTGGCTGGTGGCGAGCACGCCAAGTAGGTGCAAGCAGCATTAGATGTGTTTGGCTAAACGCATTTCCTGCAAGCTAAGTACCTGAGGGGCACCAAAAAAGCAAATGCATGGGTGGGATTTCGAAGACTCTATTAACGCATtcgcaaatggaaaaaaaatatttaaaaggaccattcagctatcatatgcattaaaatatgatgtcatggttGTCCCCGTGATGCGGCTTTCCTCTTAGGTTCCCTGAAATGCAGGCTCATTCCGGCCATCACCAAAACAACACAACACAGAGACTTCCATTACCAACTTGAAGAGATCACATTTTATTAGCGTGTttgatattttactttttgtctcATGTAGCTCCATGTCTCTTTCCTATCATTATTAATCGGTAGAATTGAGCTCATGAGTGTCATGATGCATATAAAACAACTAAAGGcatgaaaaatatcaaaatgattGCCATTGCTTAGTATAGAGAAACATAATTTGTCAGCAGCTGTGGCTCTCCAAAGCACTGAATACTCCAATCTTGCGTTAAAGTGACGCTCCAACTATCAAATATAGCGATCCTAAATATATCAACCAATAATATTAGCCAAGTCTTTATTGACATTCGAATGGCTTTTGTTGAACAGAAAGATTGTGGCTCTATTGCCTGCGGCCTTTTACTTTGGTGATTATGAATAAACCCGCTTCATACATTCCCATTCTTAAGTAACTTGAAATGTAATCATTACTATATTTTAGCGCTTTGTAGTGAAAAGGAGCTTCAGGCAAGACAGGGAATGGGTGGTCAGGATGAAGCAAGCAGTAAGTCAgctgatatgatgtcatgtgacTGGCAGACACGGTTTGCTGCAGACATGGCTGCTGTGCagttactgctgctgctgctgctctgctGGGAAGCGGCTCTGTGCAGAGCCTTTACCTTTGTAAAGTTGTATCATAAGAAACCTGCTGAACCTGTGGATTCTGTACCTGATTGCTGGTTTCTGCAGAAACTTGATCACTTTAATGGGGCTGATTCCAGGAACTGGATGCAGGCAAGTTGGGAGAGGGTGCAGAGCATGCTTTAACTGTTTGATACAATGTTCCGTGTCCAAGTTAGTTGTATCACGGTCTGTGAAATATGAGTGACTTAAAACTGAATTGCCGCAAGTTCACCCCAAAGCTATGTTTTTAGTTGCAATGTACAGGGCTATTCATAGAAGCAGGAAATAGAAGCCATGCAGGAAAGAATGTACAACTAACTGCTTCAAGCGGTCTGTTTTAACCGTCACATGCTAGATACTTACACAAATAAACAATTCCCAAAAATAAACGAAACTATATTAGCGTTTAAAATATATGAAGGTGTAGTAGTCAAACGCCAATCATTTGCATAAACATGTAAAGAAAGAAATACATAGGTAAAATGGTATTAGAAATGCATGCCTTTTAATGTAATGCACTTGCATATAACTGCCCATAATTGCACTTTTCAAAGCCAATAAGAAAACTTTACTTTTCGATTATAGTTCCCCAGCGAATGTGGAAGTTTGAAAAACTTTTATGATCTTTTTGGCTACTTTGCTTACACCTGTGAGTCCAATGGGTGAAGGTCAGCAGATAGCGGTGGATCTGACAAACTTTTGTACCTGGCTGCATCTTTCCACTCACACCTAATAGTTGGCAATATTCCTCTTTCCACTCACACCTAATAGTTGGCAGTATTCCTGCCTGGGTCACAATAAAAGGGCTGTTCTGGAAGGTGGTAAGAGAAGTGAGTCACTAGATACATTTGGTAGGTTCCCTTGGCATTCAAACTGATCTTGGGGCGCAGGCACCCGGACATAGCAGAATCAATACCCAAATTTATACATCCCAACTTTTTAATTCATCATCTGTTGAGTCTATGggagttttattaaaaattcaCTGATGGGATCATTTTGCAACCCCTCATTTAACCACTCTTTTCTTGATAGTCTTTGGAGATCATTGGGGCCTGAGCGAGAATTCTCTTGTAGTACCTTCATAGTCATACCTACCTCCAGCCGCTACTTGTAAGGATCTGGGCACTGTATACAATGTTTTCTGAGGGCATTTCAGGAAAGTACTGTAAAGTTAAGATGGCACAAGGAACAACTGGACCCAGAGCTGCTGGCTCCTTTGCCCTGTGGTAAAGACTGCACTGTTTTCCTGCATCTCTTGCCCCAACTGTACAACAAAGGACATGTTCATAGGTGACACTGCCATAGGGCCTCCCTTTGTTCTATGGGATCTCATGAATAATGCCTTATGTGTTACACAGTGGGCTCCTCAAAAGTTTTATTCTTGGCCATGTGTTGGCTTTTAACTGTAAAACTAACACACTGTGCAAAAATGGTGTGCTGTATTTAAAGATCTCTTCTAGTGATAAGTTGGCTCTTTTTGAATAACCGAAACATACTTAGCTCATCTGCCTTGCTCCGAAAAGGAGAAGAGCATGTTGTCTTCAACTTATTGTCTCAAACAGCCTCGCCAAACATTCgagcatgttaaagtacttagTAAGATCTTTAATGTGCATGTTATACTTATACATACCTGGAGACGGCATGAAGTATGTAATCAGATTGCACATGTGTAGTTTTCTTTTGTGCATGTTTGACTCTTTTTGCATTTGCTTAAAACACAAACCATGATCTGCATTAGATTTGTTTGAGAGCTGGGGTCTACCTTTTAATTTGTGGTGACTTTGCTTGGATAAAGCTTGAGTAAATGCTGCCACCCTGTGGTATGTTTTGGATGTTTTACATAAAAGgtgaataaatgtaaatattacaaCTACCTACAGCTCGAGTGTCTTTTTGTTTTGGTCGATCAGTGTAAAGGTCTTTGTGACGCGTACTTTAAAAATTTACCTAATGGAAGCAGAACTCAAAGGCAGTCTTTGGCAGGTCAATCATTATCTGATCATTTTCCTGTTCCAAAGATTACAAAGGCTGCCGAAATCAGTAGTTTAGGAATCAGAGATAAGAGAAATAAGAGTTAAAACAACCCTTAtccaacatatactgtatattaggtGGTTTTTGCTAATTTtgcaaacaaacacaattatataCGATTATACAGTTCTTGAAACTGTCTCTAAATGGAAAAGAAGAATGTATAATATCTTTTATAACATGTTTGTGCACCTTTTTGTTATCTTCTACAGAGATTCTTTGTGAATGACTCCTTCATGCAGCCCGGTGGGCCTGTATTCTTAATGATTGGAGGTGAAGGACCAGCCAATCCAGCTTGGATGAAGTACGGTAGCTGGCTGACATTTGCAGAGAAACTGGGTGCCCTATGCCTAATGCTGGAACACAGGTTTTACGGCCTAAGTCACCCAACTAAGTAAGTGCTTCTACTAAAGGTTTTGTCTAATTTTAAACCTTAGAACTTGAGAAAAAAATACCTCTTTAATAGGTACTGTTGAtaacttaaaatatttgaaaacatgGCAGAACCTTGCTGCTGACCCATAGATTGTTTTGTCTTCCATACTTCTGTAAAATCACTGATGTTGTGTAGAGACTAGGATGAATGGTTAGTGGAGTTACTGGACAAAGTTTAAATTTCACTGGTTGCTTATTAGGCTTAAATCACTAAACAGGGAGTTGTGGGTGAATGACGAGGTAAAAAATGGTTCTCTCAGTTTTAAAATTGGATTATGTAGGAAGGGCAAAATTCACAGTGAATTCATTTGTTACCCATTGCATCTGGGTAAATGTATCTGTGACGCCAGGGGATTTGGTAGAAACATTTCACACAAATATTGCTCTCTTACAGGAACAGTGAAGAGTAAATGTCACGTTTCACTTGTCCCTAAAAACAGTATTCTGCTTGTTTTATACACTGGTTATGAAAAGTTATTCATTATAAACACATTGTGAAGAACTATAgttttgaaaatgttatttctctGCCGATAGATGGCAGTCATTTCTTAAAAGTGCTATTCATTTTGTTGCATATTGCagacctgattttttttttttacctgtagacATACTGTAGTATTGTACAGACATTATAAATTAATCATACatccacattttattttgttttaggcaggtgttaaaaaaaggtgtaaagtaacaatgctttcaaaaatagacaaaatgcaaagtgagtgagcaaaagaaaaatataaatcaaatcagTATTTGTTATACCCATTGTTTGCAGGCCTaaattttgtaggcatatagttgggtgtatgattaaacaactATACCAAACGTGCTAATAATTATcaaattctttattttgaaacacaatcattaactgaaatagAAGCAGCTGTATAGGCAGAATAACGCTggatgaggaacagccaaactcactaacaaggtgaggttgttgaagacagtttaatgtcaaaagtcaccATGACAAGACTGGGAACAGCAACAAGCctcaaggtagttatactgcatcagcaaggtctctaacgggcagaaatttcaaggctGACAGGGAGTTTCCAGATGTTTTCTTCAAGCTATTTTGAAGGCACACAAGGAAACAAGTAATGTTAAGGACTGTAGACGCAGTGGTCAGCCATTGAAACTTGTGTACTAGATAAGGCCATGCTTACTTAACTTCACAATTCAAAGATGTCCAGTCCAGTGCCGCCAGCttagcattggcagaaaacagtgaaaACACTGATATACCCTgtctggagaagtctggtcagaagcgGTTTTCATTGAACACTTGTGGCCAAAAAGTCATACCTCCAAAATGGAAACAAAGTTGTACAACTTAACTTTTTATGAAAACACAGGAAATGGCAACAGGTTTGCTGGACTGATTcatcaaaatgtgaaatatttggctgtagcggAATTGTTTGCTGAAGGGCTAGAGAGCGCTACAAGAATGTGTGTATGCAACAATAAAgtatggtggaggttccttgcaaatGGAGGATTTTGTCAGAATTAATTGTCCAGTGCTGAGAAGTACATGCAGATACTTGTTAGGCAATACCGTTAGGGAGCCATCTGATTTTCCCCAAATGTAGTATGCAGCATGACAAtggccccaaacatacagccaaggTCATAAAGAACTATCTTCCGCATAAAGAAGAGCAAAGAGTCCTGGAAGTGAGACAGAGACTAGATCTCAAAATCAAGTCTGTCTGGAATTCCATATAGAAAGAGAaacaactgaggctgcctaaatccacagaactgAGGTTAATTCttcaagatgtttggaacaccTACTCGCtgcattccttaaaaaaaaaaaatgtgcaagtgtacctagaagaagttacactttttgaaggcaaagggtggtcacaccaaatattgatttgatttttgaattttcttctgttcactcactttgcatttagttaattgataaaaataaattattaacctgactgtttttgaaagcattcttactttacagcattttctcACATCCACGTGAAACTTTTGCACATGTCTATGTCTATGCATATATCACACAGAGATCAGATTCCCCTTCTTCCCATCACTCAGCGTGTATATGTTTGCTTGCTTCAACAACTAATTTGTTTTCCGGTTTAGGGATATGAGTGTAGAAAATCTTCGCTATCTGAGCAGCAGGCAAGCCTTGGCCGACATTGCTCACTTCCAAACTGTAATGACAAAGCAGTTAAAATTGGGTGATCGCAAATGGGTGGTATTTGGTGGTTCATATCCAGGATCTCTTGCAGCCTGGTACCGATTGAAATATCCTCACTTGGCCTACGCAGCGGTTGCCAGCAGTGCACCTGTGAATGCTGTGGTGAATTTCCCTGGTAAGCCGTTATATGCATGCTGTATTTTGTTTCTCTCTTGTATTAAATtgtacctaatttttagatgtTTAGACAGTCGTGCATTTTTATGTATGCCTCCCTATGTCATATTTACTctttagtttgttttatttcatttggatATCTTGCATACAATATACCCTTAACAAGTTAAAAACGCTATGTTACTCTATCCTTGATGCAAGTTCAGCAGCACAAAGATGTAATTTAGTTAGTCCCGGCAAACCATCTGCCACACAGAGCCTCTTCCTTTACTTCTGAGCTGAAATAGATAAACGGTCACTTAATACATGTTTCCTTGATGTATAGTGTGGAAATCACaataatattaatcattttAGGACAAAACAATCTATTGGTTTATTTATCTTAAGTTCAGATAAAACAGACTCCCATTCTCGTTGGTCTTTTGGTGCAAGTGACTTTACTAGAactcttctttctttttgttctttagGAATTTCATGTTCTGTATCCTTATCAAAATCTAAGTTACTTGGAAACGGAGATTAACGTTCCATTGCATATGTAATTCTATTAGATTTGGGGAAATCTGTATCTGATGTTTCTGTTGCACCCCTGGAATGATCAATTTTCAAGTTTGCATTTATATGACCTGGTCTCTGATACAAGGATCATTCACATTGTCAAATGTGTCCAACAAAGCCATGTACTTGCTCATATTTAGTTTGGGGGAATATTAGATTGAAAGAACAGCTAAGGGtcaatataattacaaaaataagaaGAATATGATACAAGGGATTTGGCTGCAATGTATTACTGAGGCTCGGTAATGAAAATAATCTCCTTGATAATGTCACGTTTTAATTCCTTACCCGTAGTTACACGGCCTCTCATTTGCATGTGCCTGCTCTTTTAGTCACCACCTCTTGAGGACAGCAAAGGGTTAGAGCTGCCTGGTCTTTTTAGGATGGGCATTACACTGGCTTGTGCAAGTAACTTTGAGAACCTCGTCTAGCCAGTGATTATATATGCTTGTGGTGGGTcacaaccatacctgggaacttccaggtTCCAGGTACATGGAGCCCTCCCTCATCAGGGGGAATGGCTTTGTGGGGGCAGGCTACCTGCGTGAGAATAGCCACATACATGGGCAGGGCTTGCCTCAAACACATTTAATTTGTATGGTGGTGGGAGGGGAACagggcagggagtgggtgtgCCTAAACACCTCTACCACAACCTGGAGAAcaggagagttctcaggtatggtcAAGTGACAAAAGCCCTTCACTGCATAGAACACAATcaaaataatatacacatatgccAATATTTAACATGTTTAAGTTAACTGAAATGGTGCCTGCTTATGTGGTCTACAGTAGGACAGGTATACAGTCATGTAATGTATGGAGCACTCCAATGTGACGACATATTGCAGAGGCTTTTGTTGATGCAACTGTGTGACAGAGGCCAGTCTTGTAGCAAATAgatggttaattttttttagcttgTACAAAGAAAATGCTTCTTCCCCACCAcattcaaaaatctaaaatctTCTTGTTTAGAATACCTAGAGGTGGTACAGAATTCTTTGGCCCGAAATCATTCTGCTTGTCCCAAAGCCATGAAACTGGCTTCAGACTCAATACTTGAGCTGCTACAATATAAAGAGAACTATAAGAAGCTTACAGAGGATTTCAGGTAAGTGTAAATAAGAGGGGATAACCTCACAAAActtagggtttattcactgaagtgAGATCTGCCAGGGaagctgtggtttcaactcaTAGACttcatacattatgaaggtccatccCCTGGAACTGCAAGGGTGAGCTGAGCCCTTCTTGCTGGTGAAACTTGGTAGAGTTAGCTCTTATTGAAATGAGAGGCGGTGGAATACCACTGGTTGGTCATTGGCGGTGGAATACCAACCATGGTTGGTCATTGAGAACTTATGGTAGCCAATGGGCATGTCTCTCCTTTGATGGAACTCCCATGATTTTGTCAGCCAGAGTGATATCATTGGCTTCATGAACTAATCACCATGGTACCTTACATTACATAGAAGTGCTACCCTTTGTTTCAGCGCTTAAGAATAACTGGTAACTATGTCCCCACTGCACATAAGTTTGGTAAGGCCCCGGAGTCAATAGAGAACCCAGACAGTAAATCGTTTGATAAGGACTTACAGTACCCAATGCATAGTGGTTCTAATAAGGCTGAGAGCAACTAGCTGGTAAACAGTTTGATAATGCCTAAAAAGAGTTAAGTGTACTAAGTGGGTAGTGGTTTTGCTAGTGTCTCATTACAGAGCGCTTTCCCAGTGCCAGCCTGCTTTAGCCAAATTGTTTGTCTTTCATAGCTTTCAAAGACCTCTGGTTTGGGTTTTGAATTTCTTGTGAAAATGAAAGTTTAGACTCGGTGGCTCCACTCCTAGGACGTCATCTCAGCTTCTCTCGTTCTCTTAACTTGTAGATGACTAATTATAAGTcttaatgtccttttttttctgccaatcaTTTCCaatacagattattattattttgtcactGTCGTGAAATGTAACCTGACAGACTGTACTCTTGCCAATGTAAATATTAGTCATAGTTTTTTAAAGTGTTCCACTTCTTGGatgtctcaaaaaaaaaaaaaaccctctctaCCTGAAATCTAAAGTTCCATCTCAGTCCGAGAAACAGCAAATATTTATTGACTTTGGTGCTGGAAAATGACATGAAGGACCATATGATGCCAAACTATTTTACGCAAGAGGAAATAAgtcacattttatgaaaaaaaaagtttctcaaGTAATGGTGATGATTTGGCTACATGTTTTTCTGTGCATTAACACTTTCCGTTGCTTTACTGAGCCTACTGGTGGGCATCCACCTTTAAAGAGGTCTTTTATCTCTTTGTATTTTGAGAATATGGTAACAgaataaatatgtttcattttacaGCCGCTGTCTAGTACTTTAATGTATTCCTTGATTAAATCAGTTGCAAGACATAATGTTCTCTATAAAAAGAGCAGGGAACATATTCTTGAAATTACCCGTACATTATAACTCATTTATTAGTACTCGTACTGAGGGCTGGGGAAAATGCATATTTCACACAACAATCCATCATTCTTAACCAACTAAATAAACCCCTCCGCCACGTCTTCCTTTTCTACATCAAATTCTGTAATTTTTCTTTATCTGCGCAGCTAGATGTCACTTGTATTATTGACCAGAAACTTCTATGTCTGGAACGTGATTTTACAGCAGAGGAGGGGGGTAGGGCTTGTCAGGGTTTTCTGTGGTACTAACTATATTAATTTCTTCCCCagatacttgtttttttttttggttaaatgtGGTGTATTTGTTTGCATTCAGAATGTTCTCTATGCATAAGCAATAGTAAAATTAATAGTGTTGCCAACAgtcataataatagtaaatgagagaaaaaagcataagggttaatttaggggcagttatggttaatggggtgtttagggttaatttaagggcagttatggttgatggggtctttagggttaatttaggggcagttaatggatgggagtgatgagtatgaattttatgataaataaaacttgagttcaataactatgtaattaataaaaaaaatttttcaaattttgggcctcaaaattaaggtgcgtcttatacagggGAGCGTCTTATACAAACTATTACACTATTACATAactattacaccctgctgccaatatacattattacattattagccCCTCTTTCTGACCAtaccatgactttgagaggtcctctcccccgtaatcatccccagagtccctttgccccctcattcactaagccatacctctcttttacttactccctgtagttcaggtatagaccaaaacacaacaCATGGAAACGGCACGTGCacctgaataagacataaaaacccttttttttgtagatatacataaataatagcattgcaggtatagatcaacagaacacacaaacccagcattgcaggtatagatcaactggaaattacATAAatcccctaaattacagacatagatcacaggtagcacaccccaaagccagccctggcatccacactgcccacatagaacctgaccagcacccaaattacacacataggatatgccatctttgtccccaagcagcCCAATGtacaccatctttgtccccaagcagcccagtgtacgccatctttgtccccatcaACATGCTGCCTgtcccatctttgtccccatcaacacgctgcctgtgccatctttgtccccatcaacacgctgcctgtgccatctttgtccccatcaACACGCTGCCTGTGCGATCTTTGTCCCCATCAACACGCTgcccgtgccatctttgtccccatcaacatgctgcctgtgccatctttgtccccatcaACACGCTgcccgtgccatctttgtccccatcaacatgctgcctgtgccatctttgtccccatcaacacgctgcctgtgccatctttacctttccacaaatcaattatacacctaAGTCACACAAACACCTTTTACAgtcattcactaattcacacaatcatttattctttcactcacacaaatttacacattcattaatgcgttctcacaaattcattaattatctcactcattcacacaatgcatccacacattaatccattcattctctcactcattctgactctttatttcaatatcctTGCTACCCTTTCTCGCTATCTATCCcttctctccccctttgtagttcacttatcttgcagaagtcctgcggtgggaacGCGAGGCCCCTGTCTCActgctctgccgtggtgcgggcggcttcactgctgagcaccagaaAATGATCATCAtattctggcactcagcattaaATGCCAGCACTGCAACCGAGACAAAGGCcacgccgagcggttgctgaaaatgtatattcctgaccgaccgcttggcgcccctctctctcttccgtgTCTATCACGGCTGCACCAAAAAAAGACggcatttcaattggggggcacacTTCTGACACCACTACTTGTTTAGCTTAATTCAGCTGAAACAGACTATAGAGTTTGCTGCAGAATTCCCCTGAGCCCCACCGTCTTCCAAAGATTTCCAGGTGAACCTTTCAGTAtctgtgtggctgagagtgatgttCTCCAGCTTTTTAATATGGACTTTGGTGACAGATAAAAACCAGAtttaggatagccatatgtcCATCCTGTGCATGACTACATGATTTCaataggagcactttcctgccattgattggTTGAAGCACCCAATTAGTGGCTACATTCATCAGAGGAGGGGCAgctgcagcttttttttttgtttttgttttcgttTTTTTACATGCACAgggtaatttaaccccttaaggaccgggctcatttttcgttttgtaccctgtgggaccgatgctgttttgacacttttgtggtgcttgtgttgagctgtaattttctcctcacccatgtAGTGAacccacataaattatatattgtttttttcaggacaagatgggctttcttcagataccattattttgatcgtatcatcttatttactataaaaaaaataaaaaaaaacatggtgaaaaattgaaaaaaaacacattttatgacttttatttgaaaaatcttttactcacctaaaaaagcaagtaaaaaaactagctaaatagattctactacttgtcctgagtttagagatacccaatgtttttatgtttttttgctgtttttttgtaagttatagggcaacaagtacaagcagcgttttatgatttccaaatcttttttaacaaatctggtcagtctgcctccatctcctctttggaacatctttgaagctggttaactcaatttaacccattcaaaccatatatttttgaaaactagacaccccagggtattccaaatgatgttattttaaccctttccatgcaccaattatagaaatacactttgtcaaactttgtaatagtaattttttttatttttttttcacacaaattgtactttagttatagatatacaggtcctggtatatgtcactgttaaacaccccaatgtgtgttcaggaacatctcctgagtgcagtgataccccacatgcatgggtttgtcgggttgtttcagatttaaaatgccacatttgggaagtgcgctttttttctccattttggtcagtctgtacctatgccctatctttgagctaggccactccaatttaccccatcagccattttttttatattagacaccccttgggtatttgaagtgcttttattttaactctttgttgagatttttgagaaattttagcacttgctcaaaataataaacttttttatacagtacctgtattcaaccagcaagtggagccagagttctctagagggtctggagaccatctagctaactcttttatctttattgtttattttcccggcccccgccatcttgctgatggcgaagaacaccggcagctgcggctgtgaccgctctccggagcggtcacagcccacccagaggtaagtgtttggtgtcgctggatgcctcctgatcgaggcattccagcgacaccatttaagtttaggaggcgatcgttgatcgcctcctaaacgctttaaAACGGGcgtacaatgtatggcggctgttgacgccccggggaggggccagacatggcccccgatgccgatctcggcgttgctgaatgcctcgacatcgaggcattgtagcaaggccgtttaagcgaagaaagtgatccttgatcactttctaagcttatttaattttttgacggttcaggaccgtcaaaggtcatttagtgaccttcttgtcatgaagGTCCTGAACcggcgaaggggttaaatatgaaataaactgAGTTGTCAGTTTCATGGTTTGATAGGGTTTACTCACTAGGGAAAAAAGgttcttaatatttttatggtatttttatttttaccatattctGTGGTAATCTGCATCTTCAAGAAAATGAaagctttttctttctctttctttctttctttctttctttctttctttctttctttctttctttttctttctttctttcttctaaatgtttaatgcttctgagtgacttgtttttttaaataaatatgtgcatTTCTGTGTGAAACACGACATAATGCAGACTTATATGGAACCTTTTTATCCCAATAGACTCTGTAAGTTGCTCCAGCTACAGTCCGACATGGACATATCCTTCTTCCTTGATTCAATTGCAGAGTACATGATGGACATTGTCCAATACAACAATGATAACCGGGAGTTTGAggtaagctattttttttctaagtttctaatctagtgttttttgttttttcccctattttcaAGCTTTATAAACTTTTTGCATATTAGTATGGATTGACTTGCTGAATTGGGAGGCTTCAACATGAATGTCTGCAACAGTAATTCGTAAGTTATGAGCAATTatcaaaatactgtattttaggGCTAAGAGCcagtgta contains:
- the LOC128482847 gene encoding putative serine protease K12H4.7, translated to MAAVQLLLLLLLCWEAALCRAFTFVKLYHKKPAEPVDSVPDCWFLQKLDHFNGADSRNWMQRFFVNDSFMQPGGPVFLMIGGEGPANPAWMKYGSWLTFAEKLGALCLMLEHRFYGLSHPTKDMSVENLRYLSSRQALADIAHFQTVMTKQLKLGDRKWVVFGGSYPGSLAAWYRLKYPHLAYAAVASSAPVNAVVNFPEYLEVVQNSLARNHSACPKAMKLASDSILELLQYKENYKKLTEDFRLCKLLQLQSDMDISFFLDSIAEYMMDIVQYNNDNREFEGVKGGNVTIQVVCDIMDNESLGAPYDQFVVVIQTILNALGQKCIDAQYKNFVQEMRDDSWEGPASQGGRQWVYQTCTEFGFFQSTDSDSQPFSGFPLSYHIQQCSDIYGSAFNLSTVTDAVQQTNEYYGGFGIKSSRIIFPNGLIDPWHALGINSNLSSDCFAIQMEDAAHCADMYPERPGEPSVLPMARNFIFQLLTKWLQS